Sequence from the Deltaproteobacteria bacterium genome:
TGGAACTGCAAGAAAGCATGGCCGCGCTGGCGACTGTGGAGGCCAACCTGGTTTTGCCCGGGCATGGCCCGCCGGCCCGGCTGCCGGATTTAATTGCCAGGGCTAGGGCCTCACTGGCCAGAAAACAGACCCTGCTTTTGAAAAAGGTCTGCCAGGATTTCACGCCTTATGATCTGATCCGCAAGCGAGACAGGCGGACCGGAAGCGCTTATTTGGCTGTTGATTTATATCAGACCCGCGCCATTCTTGAAGCTTTTTTAGCTGAAGGAGCGGTTAAGGTTGAAGTGCGGCATGGTGTGGAACATTTTTCTCCGGGATAAAAAATAGATATTTTACTTGAATTTTTACTCTTAAGTTTTCAAAATATCGAATAAAATTTTTATTCTAACATCCTCATACTAAATTGCATTCAAATATAGATAAAATTCATTTTCCTGTCATTGCAAGCCCTTGGCTTTCGCTCTGGACAGGCTCCGCAAAGCAATCTCAAATTAATCAATAATTATTATCAGATCGAGATTCGTCGCTGAAGAAATATACGGGCGGGGATAAACCCCGCCCCTACAATACCGATTTAAAGTAGGAGCGGGGTTTATCCCCGCCCTCTTCCAAAACTTGAAAACAATTTCTTTGCCAAATAACACTACGGCTCCTGCCAGAGGGCCGGGGCTCTGAATGACAATTCGTTAGTAAATGTTTGATCGCAACCTGGTATCAGAACGCCCTGTTCGGCCTCAAACCAAATTTTATACTTCTTAAATGAAAGGTTGACTTTCCTTTTGTGACTTAATTATGTTATACTATGCAAAATTCAAAATTCCTGGAAGGCAGCGTGAACTGGTATGGGAGACTACTTTACCACACATGATATAGCGCTCATGCTTAATGTCACTCGGGTTACGGTCAGAAACTGGATCATTAAGGGCCGCCTGGCAGCCACGGCCACCCCGGGGGGACATCGCCGCATCAGCCGGCAGGAGCTGGTGCGTTTCATGGAAGCGAACAACTACGATCCTGAAATCATCCGGGAGTATGAGCTGACCCGCCGCAAGAGATTCGTCTACTGCTGGGAATACCACCACAAGGGCTTTGTT
This genomic interval carries:
- a CDS encoding helix-turn-helix domain-containing protein; the encoded protein is MGDYFTTHDIALMLNVTRVTVRNWIIKGRLAATATPGGHRRISRQELVRFMEANNYDPEIIREYELTRRKRFVYCWEYHHKGFVNLGHRHQCASCIVFASRAQRCYILRQETGHLKVHCEDACDECAYYRKYFAKSA